A DNA window from Undibacterium sp. YM2 contains the following coding sequences:
- the narJ gene encoding nitrate reductase molybdenum cofactor assembly chaperone — MQIYRILSALMSYPQADLIAALPEIEQALQDEPVFLDALQATLDYLRSDSLIALQENYVATFDRTHSLSLHLFEHIHGESRDRGQAMVDLLEEYRTHGFEPEASELPDFVPLFLEFLSLMDESTSEKLLGEAIHVLAAIGMRLQRKDSPYANLFLILTTLTDVVPHEQGEPPVRDMDDAMETFGPGADGVEPLLKPNLSGTHPLNFYPRQPGHGAAAAQSTGRPS; from the coding sequence ATGCAAATTTATCGCATCCTGTCGGCACTGATGAGCTATCCACAAGCTGATCTGATCGCCGCCCTGCCTGAGATTGAGCAGGCGCTGCAAGACGAGCCTGTGTTTCTCGATGCCTTGCAAGCCACCCTGGACTATCTGCGTTCTGACAGCCTGATCGCTCTGCAAGAAAACTATGTGGCAACGTTTGACCGCACCCATTCTTTATCGTTGCACCTGTTTGAACATATCCATGGCGAAAGCCGTGACCGTGGGCAGGCCATGGTCGATTTGCTCGAAGAATACCGTACCCATGGCTTTGAGCCAGAGGCGAGTGAATTGCCGGACTTTGTTCCCTTGTTCCTGGAATTTCTGAGCCTCATGGATGAAAGCACGTCAGAAAAATTGCTGGGTGAAGCCATCCATGTACTGGCAGCCATAGGTATGCGCCTGCAACGCAAGGACAGCCCTTATGCCAATCTGTTCCTGATACTGACGACCCTGACCGATGTCGTACCGCATGAACAGGGTGAGCCGCCAGTGCGTGACATGGATGATGCAATGGAAACCTTTGGCCCGGGTGCCGACGGTGTAGAACCACTGCTCAAACCCAATCTGTCGGGTACACATCCCCTCAATTTTTATCCCAGGCAGCCCGGGCACGGTGCTGCTGCCGCCCAATCAACAGGGAGACCATCATGA
- the narI gene encoding respiratory nitrate reductase subunit gamma, with product MTYLHQFIYGIYPYIALAIFLFGSLARFEREQYTWKSDSSQMLHAGNLRLGNILFHVGILGLFFGHLVGLLTPVIVWDTLGISHSFKQMIAMVAGGVFGSLCMLGLLILLHRRFTDARISAVTKAGDKVLLLWIFVTLGLGLSTIFESAHHSDGHMMVLLMTWAQHIVTFKGDAAEFIIAAPLLFKLHLFMGLSLFVIFPFTRLVHVWSGFASLTYISRAWQLVRPR from the coding sequence ATGACTTATCTGCACCAATTCATTTACGGGATTTATCCCTATATCGCACTGGCGATTTTCCTGTTCGGCAGCCTGGCGCGTTTTGAACGTGAGCAATATACCTGGAAGAGTGATTCTTCACAGATGCTGCATGCCGGTAATCTGCGGCTAGGCAATATCCTGTTCCACGTAGGGATACTGGGCCTGTTCTTTGGTCATCTGGTGGGTTTGCTGACGCCTGTCATCGTCTGGGATACCTTGGGTATCAGCCACAGCTTCAAGCAAATGATTGCCATGGTCGCCGGTGGCGTCTTTGGCAGCCTGTGCATGCTGGGCTTGCTGATTTTGTTGCACCGTCGTTTTACTGACGCACGTATTTCTGCCGTCACCAAGGCGGGCGACAAGGTCTTGCTGTTATGGATCTTCGTCACGCTGGGTCTGGGCTTGTCGACGATATTTGAATCTGCCCATCACAGCGATGGCCACATGATGGTCTTGCTGATGACCTGGGCCCAGCACATCGTCACTTTCAAGGGAGATGCTGCAGAATTTATCATCGCTGCTCCCTTGCTGTTCAAGCTGCACCTGTTCATGGGGCTGAGTCTGTTCGTAATCTTCCCATTCACCCGTCTGGTACATGTCTGGAGTGGTTTTGCTTCATTAACTTATATCAGCCGTGCATGGCAGCTGGTCAGGCCACGCTGA
- a CDS encoding peptidylprolyl isomerase, with protein sequence MPVIVNDYELTDADMEKELPAHEGTADAMKSAMTALVLRRVLLDEAQQQGLQQADEDERIDALLRQEVIVPIPAREECLRQYQANPARFKVGELAEVSHILFQVTPGVDLDALRKHAQLLLDELLEDPTQFAACAKANSNCPSSEVAGSLGQVTRGMTVPEFEQAVFAAEPGHIIPRLVETRFGLHIILLGRKLDGQLLPFDETESKIALAMQKASHDRALHQYLQLLVGRAKISGIDIQGAATPLVQ encoded by the coding sequence ATGCCCGTCATCGTCAATGACTATGAACTGACAGATGCTGACATGGAAAAGGAATTGCCTGCCCACGAGGGCACAGCAGATGCCATGAAAAGCGCCATGACTGCCCTGGTATTGCGCCGTGTGCTGCTGGATGAAGCGCAGCAACAGGGTTTGCAACAGGCAGATGAAGATGAACGTATTGATGCGCTGTTGCGACAGGAAGTCATCGTCCCCATACCAGCGCGTGAAGAATGCCTGCGCCAGTACCAGGCCAATCCTGCCCGCTTCAAGGTCGGTGAACTGGCCGAGGTCAGCCATATCCTGTTCCAGGTAACACCAGGTGTAGATCTCGATGCCCTGCGCAAGCATGCACAATTGCTGCTCGATGAGCTGCTGGAAGATCCTACGCAGTTTGCCGCATGCGCCAAGGCAAATTCGAATTGCCCCTCCAGCGAAGTGGCTGGCAGCCTGGGGCAGGTGACACGTGGCATGACGGTGCCTGAGTTTGAGCAAGCCGTATTTGCCGCAGAACCCGGGCACATCATCCCCAGGCTGGTGGAAACCCGCTTTGGTCTGCACATCATCCTGCTGGGCCGCAAACTTGATGGCCAGTTGCTGCCTTTCGACGAGACCGAAAGCAAGATCGCCCTGGCCATGCAAAAGGCCAGCCATGACCGTGCCCTGCACCAGTACCTGCAATTGCTGGTGGGGCGCGCAAAGATATCCGGCATCGATATCCAGGGTGCAGCCACTCCTTTAGTTCAATAA
- a CDS encoding hemerythrin domain-containing protein encodes MSQAMKKLVLQHLECDEQLNRCEAALHKGDMAAAARNFALFSQQLDAHFAVEEERLFPALEKATGMFHGPTVVMRAEHAEIRNLRDEARAAISEDAAGQALAILDTLNVLIQQHNIKEENILYPMCGGSIPELETVLGMNAGSTCCGACSCS; translated from the coding sequence ATGTCGCAGGCAATGAAAAAACTCGTGCTTCAACACCTGGAGTGCGATGAACAACTGAACCGCTGCGAAGCAGCTTTGCACAAGGGCGATATGGCGGCAGCGGCCAGGAATTTTGCCCTGTTCAGCCAGCAGCTTGATGCTCATTTTGCGGTGGAAGAAGAGCGGCTTTTCCCGGCGCTGGAAAAAGCCACCGGCATGTTTCATGGCCCTACCGTGGTCATGCGCGCCGAGCACGCAGAAATCCGCAACCTGCGTGATGAAGCCAGGGCTGCCATCAGTGAAGATGCGGCAGGACAGGCACTGGCCATACTCGATACCCTGAATGTCCTGATACAGCAGCACAATATCAAGGAAGAGAATATTCTCTATCCCATGTGCGGCGGCAGCATTCCCGAACTGGAAACAGTGCTGGGCATGAACGCCGGCAGTACCTGCTGCGGTGCCTGTTCCTGCTCTTGA
- the moaA gene encoding GTP 3',8-cyclase MoaA codes for METPVPPSSTAALTDRFGRRVSYLRLSVTDRCDLRCSYCMPKGFSGFEEPENWLRFDEITRVVAAFSRMGVARVRLTGGEPLLRRGLPQLVTQLSGLPGLQDISLSTNATQLHKHAQVLHDAGVRRINVSLDSLDRACTEKITGRDSFASIMAGLQAGKQAGFDPIKLNMVVMRGINDHEIMRMAQFCFEEGFILRLIEAMPMGETGRNSQYMDIGPVREQLVSKFNLIPAAAELGGGPARYWTTADSKGTIGFISPISQHFCATCNRVRLSVDGTLYMCLGQEEKFELRPLLRAGISDQELEAAIRMAIELKPERHEFKEQPHKIIRFMSQTGG; via the coding sequence ATGGAAACTCCTGTCCCTCCCTCAAGCACAGCCGCACTGACAGACCGCTTTGGCCGTCGCGTCAGCTACTTGCGCCTGTCTGTCACTGACCGTTGTGATCTGCGTTGCAGTTATTGCATGCCTAAAGGATTTTCTGGTTTTGAAGAACCGGAAAACTGGCTGCGCTTTGATGAGATCACCCGCGTGGTAGCGGCATTTTCCCGCATGGGTGTGGCGCGGGTACGGCTGACCGGTGGCGAGCCCTTGCTGCGCCGTGGCTTGCCACAACTGGTGACACAATTATCCGGTTTGCCTGGATTGCAAGATATCTCGCTTTCCACTAACGCGACCCAGTTACACAAGCATGCCCAGGTCCTGCATGATGCAGGAGTGCGCCGCATCAATGTCAGCCTGGACAGCCTGGACCGTGCCTGCACAGAAAAAATCACCGGGCGCGACAGTTTCGCCAGCATCATGGCTGGACTGCAGGCGGGCAAACAGGCAGGTTTTGATCCCATCAAGCTCAATATGGTGGTCATGCGCGGCATCAATGACCATGAAATCATGCGCATGGCACAATTCTGCTTTGAAGAAGGTTTCATCCTGCGCCTGATTGAGGCCATGCCCATGGGCGAAACCGGGCGCAATAGCCAGTACATGGATATAGGCCCGGTTCGGGAGCAACTGGTCAGCAAATTCAATTTGATCCCTGCTGCGGCCGAACTGGGGGGCGGGCCTGCCCGCTACTGGACCACAGCCGACAGCAAGGGAACGATAGGCTTTATTTCCCCCATCAGCCAGCATTTCTGCGCTACTTGCAACCGGGTGCGTCTGTCGGTAGATGGCACCTTGTATATGTGCCTGGGCCAGGAAGAAAAATTCGAATTGCGCCCCCTGCTGCGTGCCGGTATCAGCGACCAGGAGCTGGAAGCTGCAATCAGAATGGCGATAGAATTGAAGCCTGAGCGCCATGAATTCAAGGAACAACCGCATAAAATCATCCGTTTCATGTCACAAACTGGCGGTTAG
- a CDS encoding carbonic anhydrase: MEVRNIQQFIEGFQRFQSKYFTGEDRLFEKLNHGQNPTTLLIGCCDSRVDPALLLDCDPGDIFVVRNVANLVPPCNESAQQHGVSAAIQFAVEALNVKRIIVMGHEKCGGIRALMQGYQPGRKIDFIGRWMKIAEPVKLQVKQQLAHCSEAEQLRACELGAVINSLNNLRSFPWVSEREATGELALHGWYFDMSNGALLAYSERSDTFLPMVCPLNISSKTLIPEVSYSEP, translated from the coding sequence ATGGAAGTCAGAAATATCCAGCAATTCATAGAAGGGTTTCAGCGTTTTCAAAGCAAATATTTCACAGGGGAAGACCGCCTGTTTGAAAAGCTGAATCACGGCCAGAATCCCACTACCCTGTTGATAGGTTGCTGTGATTCCAGGGTAGACCCGGCGCTGTTGCTTGATTGTGATCCTGGCGATATCTTCGTGGTACGCAATGTGGCCAACCTGGTGCCGCCCTGTAATGAATCGGCACAGCAGCATGGTGTCAGTGCAGCAATACAGTTTGCGGTAGAAGCCTTGAACGTCAAGCGCATCATCGTCATGGGACATGAAAAGTGTGGCGGCATACGGGCGCTGATGCAGGGTTACCAGCCTGGCCGCAAAATAGATTTCATAGGCCGCTGGATGAAGATCGCAGAACCGGTAAAACTGCAAGTCAAGCAGCAACTCGCCCATTGTTCAGAGGCAGAACAACTGCGAGCCTGCGAACTGGGTGCGGTGATCAATTCACTCAATAATCTGCGCAGCTTTCCCTGGGTGTCCGAGCGGGAAGCCACGGGTGAGCTGGCACTGCACGGCTGGTACTTCGATATGAGCAATGGTGCCTTGCTGGCCTATTCAGAACGCTCGGATACTTTCTTGCCCATGGTCTGCCCCCTGAATATTTCCAGTAAAACCCTTATTCCCGAAGTCTCGTACAGCGAACCATAA
- a CDS encoding type IV pili methyl-accepting chemotaxis transducer N-terminal domain-containing protein, producing MNPISGPPYTLPAGKRLTFRILLTTLIGLSLTLAAVGYTLLLSWQLEGGGAAINEAGSLRMRSYRLAMELEHQQVATEIKQEFDDFNRILNDLQTGDAKRPLFLPASQAIREQMLLVQKEWQQHVEVNARKVLAETDLQNKQAMLTLYAKELPVFVESINKLVSLVEVELAEKTTWLRLCQTALIFMSLAASIALLYLLYLWIVGPVTRMQAGIARMSRDDLSVRLPIETEDEFGVLAHAFNQMADHVQSVHRTLEERVAEKTARLQNQNHEISTLYEIAGFLAGPHAIEELCRGFLKRIMQRMEADGGTVRILDNQSDNLHITVHEGISEQMIEEEHCIKTDDCLCGAATHQGIIIVRDFRKMDQQRRYRCQEEGFFSLAVFQIMAREQVIGSFSLHFSKERNIISEERRLLETLGKNLGVAIENQRLIAREKEFAVSSERNLLAQGLHDSIAQGLNFLNLQVQMLEDSLSRNDVAEIKDIAPLLRAGVQESYEDVRELLLNFRTRLQDSNLESEMRNVVAKFQRQTGIHGEIEFVGNGAPLAPEQQLQVLFILQEALSNVRKHAQAGEVSIRVKNERDFSLTVTDNGEGFNMDEVHEKGEAHVGLRIMQERADRLAAKFHIASQPGEGTTIALELLRQERLVA from the coding sequence ATGAATCCCATCTCAGGTCCCCCATATACCTTGCCAGCAGGCAAGCGCCTGACTTTCAGGATCTTGCTGACGACACTGATAGGTTTAAGTCTGACGCTGGCAGCAGTCGGCTATACCTTATTGCTGTCATGGCAACTTGAGGGCGGTGGCGCAGCGATCAATGAGGCAGGCAGTTTGCGCATGCGCTCTTACCGGCTGGCCATGGAACTCGAACACCAGCAGGTCGCCACAGAGATAAAGCAGGAATTCGATGACTTCAACCGTATCCTGAACGACTTGCAAACAGGCGACGCCAAGCGCCCGCTATTTCTGCCAGCATCACAAGCGATACGCGAACAAATGCTGCTGGTACAAAAAGAATGGCAGCAGCATGTAGAGGTCAATGCAAGAAAAGTCCTGGCTGAAACCGACCTGCAAAACAAGCAGGCCATGCTGACCCTGTATGCAAAAGAACTGCCGGTTTTTGTAGAGAGCATCAACAAGCTGGTGTCGCTGGTTGAAGTAGAGCTGGCAGAAAAAACAACCTGGCTGCGCCTGTGCCAGACCGCCCTGATTTTCATGTCACTGGCCGCCAGCATTGCCTTGCTCTATCTGCTCTACCTGTGGATAGTTGGCCCGGTAACGCGCATGCAGGCGGGTATTGCGCGCATGTCCAGGGATGATCTCAGCGTGCGCCTGCCAATTGAGACTGAAGATGAATTCGGTGTCCTGGCACATGCCTTCAACCAGATGGCTGACCATGTGCAAAGCGTGCACCGCACGCTGGAAGAACGGGTGGCAGAAAAAACCGCCAGGCTGCAAAACCAGAACCATGAAATCAGTACCCTGTATGAAATTGCCGGTTTCCTGGCTGGTCCACATGCGATAGAAGAATTATGCCGGGGTTTCCTGAAAAGGATCATGCAGAGGATGGAGGCCGATGGCGGTACCGTGCGCATACTCGACAACCAGAGCGATAACCTGCATATCACGGTGCATGAAGGCATCTCGGAACAAATGATAGAGGAAGAGCATTGCATCAAGACCGATGACTGCCTCTGCGGTGCTGCCACACACCAGGGCATTATCATCGTCAGGGATTTTCGCAAGATGGACCAGCAGCGCCGCTATCGCTGCCAGGAAGAAGGGTTTTTCTCGCTGGCGGTGTTCCAGATAATGGCGCGTGAACAGGTCATAGGCAGTTTCTCCCTGCATTTTTCCAAAGAGCGCAATATCATCAGCGAAGAACGCAGACTGCTGGAAACCCTGGGTAAAAACCTTGGTGTGGCAATTGAAAACCAGCGCCTTATCGCCAGGGAAAAAGAATTTGCTGTGTCCAGTGAACGCAACCTGCTGGCGCAAGGCCTGCACGACAGTATTGCGCAAGGCTTGAATTTCCTGAACCTGCAGGTACAGATGCTGGAAGATTCATTAAGCCGCAATGATGTAGCAGAAATCAAGGACATCGCGCCGCTGCTGCGTGCCGGTGTGCAAGAGAGTTATGAAGATGTGCGCGAACTGTTGTTGAATTTCCGTACCCGCCTGCAAGACAGTAATCTTGAATCCGAGATGCGCAATGTGGTCGCCAAATTTCAGCGCCAGACCGGCATCCATGGCGAGATAGAATTTGTCGGCAATGGCGCACCACTGGCGCCAGAACAGCAATTGCAGGTGCTATTCATTTTGCAGGAAGCCTTGTCGAATGTACGCAAGCATGCGCAGGCTGGTGAAGTCAGTATCAGGGTGAAGAATGAACGTGATTTTTCCCTGACTGTGACGGATAATGGCGAAGGTTTCAACATGGACGAAGTCCATGAAAAAGGCGAAGCCCATGTGGGACTGCGCATCATGCAGGAAAGAGCAGACCGGCTGGCTGCGAAATTCCATATCGCAAGCCAGCCTGGCGAAGGTACCACGATAGCACTGGAGTTATTGCGGCAGGAACGCCTGGTAGCATAA
- a CDS encoding response regulator transcription factor, with translation MPIKILLVDDHTLFRSGIRLLLQRNPEFEVVGEAVDGLDGVKRAKQLRPDVVLMDLNMPGLSGLEAMQLIVEDLPDTAVLMVTVSEEAEDLTTALKNGARGYLLKNIEADYLTQAIKRAAAGEPVIAESMTAKLVSQFRSGLNQNSVPKKEKLTPRERETMVCLARGESNKEIARNLDVAESTVKIHVQNILKKLNLTSRVQIAVYAVEHGMDKN, from the coding sequence ATGCCTATCAAGATTTTGCTGGTGGATGACCACACACTTTTCCGTAGCGGCATACGCTTGCTGCTACAGCGTAATCCTGAATTTGAGGTGGTCGGCGAAGCCGTCGATGGTCTTGACGGTGTCAAGCGGGCCAAGCAATTGCGCCCTGATGTCGTGCTGATGGATTTGAACATGCCCGGCCTGTCTGGCCTGGAAGCCATGCAACTCATCGTTGAGGATTTACCCGACACGGCAGTGCTCATGGTGACCGTATCTGAAGAAGCCGAGGATTTAACAACCGCCTTGAAAAATGGCGCACGCGGTTATTTATTGAAGAATATAGAAGCAGATTACCTGACCCAGGCCATCAAGCGTGCCGCCGCTGGTGAGCCTGTGATCGCCGAATCCATGACCGCCAAGCTGGTATCGCAATTTCGCTCCGGGTTGAATCAGAACAGTGTCCCCAAAAAAGAAAAACTGACGCCGAGGGAAAGAGAAACCATGGTCTGCCTGGCACGCGGCGAGAGCAATAAGGAAATTGCCCGCAATCTCGACGTCGCAGAAAGCACCGTCAAGATCCATGTGCAAAACATATTGAAGAAACTGAACCTGACCAGCCGTGTACAGATTGCCGTGTATGCAGTCGAGCATGGCATGGATAAAAATTGA
- a CDS encoding Crp/Fnr family transcriptional regulator, producing MTKINLLGLLQNHALFRHISQEEVRELQKEVLKLELDKGAMLFRKGDMAEATYIVVFGLVKLCLPSSQGNDKVLELIRGGQSLGEAMMFLDEPYPFYAEALENTLLLKIPRHALLQLLDRSPLISRQMLAGLSYRLLGFIRNVERYSLQNATQRVIDYLLQLSASQHSNDIRLELKKHLVASLLNLSPETLSRVLHQLMDEQLIRVCGSNIHIASEEALKSYQTHIPAMH from the coding sequence ATGACGAAAATAAATTTATTGGGCCTGCTGCAAAACCATGCCTTGTTCCGCCATATTTCGCAGGAAGAGGTCAGGGAACTGCAAAAAGAAGTCCTCAAGCTGGAGCTGGATAAAGGCGCCATGCTGTTCCGCAAGGGCGACATGGCAGAAGCCACCTATATTGTGGTCTTTGGCCTGGTCAAGCTCTGCCTGCCCTCATCACAGGGCAATGATAAAGTTCTGGAGCTGATACGCGGCGGGCAAAGCCTCGGTGAAGCCATGATGTTTCTCGATGAGCCCTACCCCTTTTATGCAGAAGCGCTGGAAAATACGCTGCTGCTGAAAATCCCGCGCCACGCGCTATTGCAATTGCTGGACCGCTCCCCCCTGATTTCGCGGCAGATGCTGGCAGGACTTTCTTATCGCCTGCTGGGTTTCATCCGCAATGTAGAACGCTATTCCCTGCAAAATGCAACGCAGAGAGTGATCGATTATTTGCTGCAATTGTCTGCCTCGCAGCACAGCAATGATATACGGCTGGAGCTTAAAAAACACCTGGTCGCGTCCCTGCTGAATCTCTCGCCTGAAACCTTGTCACGTGTCTTGCACCAGTTAATGGATGAGCAATTGATCAGGGTATGTGGATCAAATATACATATCGCCTCTGAAGAAGCATTGAAGTCATATCAGACGCATATTCCCGCGATGCACTGA
- a CDS encoding peptidase U32 family protein, whose protein sequence is MKPIDLVAPAGSLLALKAAVDKGANAVYLGLRNATNARNFGGLNFADHDIRQGVAYAHERGRQILFAINTYPQARAVGEWRAAIDTAVQMGADAVILADPGLMAYARDRHPELRLHLSVQGSASTLDAIELMREQFAIRRAVLPRVLTLPEIEKIIRQTSVEIEVFGFGSLCVMAEGRCLLSSYVTGDSPNNKGVCSPAHAVSWEEQDRTMYARLGGTLIDRYAPGEAAGYPTLCKGRFEVEGEIDYALEEPTSLNAIGLLPKLINMGVAAIKIEGRQRSPNYVSQVVATLRAALDAAQRDPERYTPRTDWQASLARHAEGAQVTQGAFERPWK, encoded by the coding sequence ATGAAACCTATAGATCTGGTGGCTCCTGCCGGTAGTCTGCTTGCCTTGAAGGCAGCGGTAGATAAAGGGGCGAATGCGGTTTACCTTGGCTTGCGCAATGCGACTAATGCGCGCAATTTTGGTGGATTGAATTTTGCCGACCACGATATACGGCAAGGAGTTGCCTATGCCCATGAACGTGGCCGGCAAATCCTGTTTGCCATCAACACCTATCCGCAGGCACGCGCTGTTGGTGAATGGCGGGCGGCAATTGATACCGCCGTGCAGATGGGTGCAGATGCGGTGATACTGGCCGACCCTGGCCTGATGGCGTATGCGCGTGACCGCCACCCTGAGCTGCGCCTGCATTTGTCGGTGCAGGGCTCGGCCAGTACGCTCGATGCGATAGAACTCATGCGTGAGCAATTTGCCATCCGGCGCGCCGTACTACCGCGTGTGCTGACCCTGCCCGAGATAGAAAAGATCATACGCCAGACCAGTGTGGAGATAGAAGTGTTTGGCTTTGGCAGCCTGTGTGTCATGGCGGAAGGCCGTTGCCTGCTCTCAAGCTATGTCACCGGTGACTCACCAAATAATAAAGGCGTATGTTCGCCAGCGCATGCGGTGAGCTGGGAAGAGCAAGACCGGACCATGTATGCGCGTCTGGGCGGTACCCTGATAGACCGCTATGCACCCGGTGAAGCCGCCGGTTATCCAACCTTGTGCAAAGGACGTTTCGAAGTCGAAGGTGAAATCGACTATGCACTGGAAGAACCAACCAGCCTGAATGCCATAGGCCTCTTGCCCAAGCTGATCAATATGGGAGTTGCCGCCATCAAGATAGAAGGCCGCCAGCGCAGCCCGAATTACGTCAGCCAGGTCGTTGCTACCCTGCGTGCGGCACTCGATGCCGCGCAACGCGACCCGGAACGTTATACACCGCGCACAGACTGGCAAGCCAGCCTGGCCCGCCATGCCGAAGGCGCGCAAGTGACCCAGGGTGCTTTTGAACGTCCGTGGAAATGA
- a CDS encoding U32 family peptidase yields the protein MTDSLPATTALLSLAPLAYYWSRQDTLNFYVDAMQWPVDIVYLGEVTCSRRHLMKLDDWLALGKELRDAGKQVVLSSLTLIDSEADRRNMHRMIERACAENFLVEANDYSAVRAMQGKPFVAGPHLNIYHADSLAWLASLGACRFLPPLEMGRDALAALQQQRSVQMQTEVQVWGRMALAFSSRCFTARHHRLRKDSCEFRCELYPDGLPLATRDGKDFLTINGIQTQSASCVDLGAQLPELTAMQVDILRLQPQSQGMAEVIAAFDRARTAKLAAEVSDALLPPHAQRSNGYWMDKPGMQWLAGER from the coding sequence ATGACTGACAGCTTACCTGCTACCACCGCTCTGCTTTCCCTCGCTCCCCTGGCCTACTACTGGTCCAGACAGGACACTTTGAATTTTTACGTCGATGCCATGCAATGGCCGGTCGATATCGTCTATCTCGGTGAAGTCACTTGCTCGCGCCGCCATCTGATGAAACTGGATGACTGGCTGGCGCTGGGCAAGGAATTGAGGGATGCAGGCAAGCAGGTTGTGCTATCCAGCCTGACCCTGATAGACAGCGAGGCCGACCGGCGCAATATGCACAGGATGATAGAACGCGCCTGCGCAGAAAACTTCCTGGTCGAGGCGAATGACTACAGCGCCGTGCGCGCCATGCAGGGCAAGCCCTTTGTCGCCGGGCCGCATTTGAATATCTATCATGCAGACAGCCTGGCATGGCTGGCCAGTCTCGGTGCCTGCCGCTTTTTACCGCCGCTGGAAATGGGGCGCGATGCGCTGGCAGCCTTGCAACAGCAACGCAGTGTACAGATGCAGACTGAAGTACAGGTCTGGGGGCGCATGGCCCTGGCTTTTTCATCACGCTGCTTCACCGCCAGGCATCATCGCCTGCGCAAGGATAGTTGTGAATTCCGCTGTGAGCTATACCCGGACGGGCTGCCCCTGGCCACCCGTGACGGCAAGGATTTTTTGACCATCAATGGCATACAGACCCAGAGTGCCAGTTGCGTCGATCTGGGTGCGCAATTACCTGAACTGACTGCCATGCAGGTGGATATCTTGCGTCTGCAGCCACAGTCACAAGGCATGGCAGAAGTGATTGCGGCATTTGACCGTGCCAGAACGGCAAAGCTGGCTGCCGAAGTCAGCGATGCCCTGCTGCCACCCCATGCACAGCGCAGCAATGGTTACTGGATGGATAAACCCGGCATGCAATGGCTGGCCGGAGAGAGATAA
- a CDS encoding SCP2 domain-containing protein, which yields MDLSNFRFPQSVQKLGSYLPAPLANAPLMLLLELARRRALLVAPESLYGKSFRIRVEDLGLSLCFYCEAGKFKPLSSLPQPDVSLSASAMDFLKLATGQEDADTLFFRRRLKMEGDTELGIAVKYWLDASERPAWLARFGQHFMQAGEGV from the coding sequence ATGGACCTGAGTAATTTCCGTTTTCCCCAGAGTGTACAAAAACTGGGCAGCTATTTGCCAGCACCACTGGCGAATGCCCCTTTGATGCTGCTGCTTGAACTGGCCAGACGGCGGGCACTGCTGGTCGCACCTGAGAGCCTGTACGGCAAGAGTTTTCGTATCAGGGTAGAAGACCTCGGTTTGTCACTGTGTTTTTACTGCGAGGCTGGCAAATTCAAGCCGCTATCATCTCTACCCCAGCCGGATGTCAGCCTGTCTGCCAGCGCCATGGATTTTTTAAAACTGGCGACTGGTCAGGAAGATGCGGATACCCTGTTTTTCCGCCGTCGTTTGAAGATGGAAGGTGACACTGAGCTGGGCATCGCCGTCAAATACTGGCTCGATGCCAGCGAACGCCCGGCCTGGCTCGCCCGCTTTGGCCAGCATTTCATGCAGGCAGGTGAAGGTGTGTGA
- a CDS encoding putative zinc-binding protein, with translation MKTVPLPLVYSCSGCSSVAQLANDCALRLDREQKAQMSCISGVGGGVASLVKLAQSGRPVLALDGCALACVKACLQQAGVVPDVHLVLNQQGARKRFHADATEDERKHIWQQVEDAVQTLEPQA, from the coding sequence ATGAAAACCGTGCCACTGCCTCTGGTGTATTCCTGCTCTGGCTGTTCCAGTGTCGCGCAACTGGCCAATGATTGTGCGCTCAGGCTGGACCGCGAACAAAAGGCGCAAATGTCCTGCATCAGTGGCGTTGGTGGTGGCGTTGCCAGTCTGGTTAAACTGGCGCAATCTGGCAGGCCTGTACTCGCACTGGATGGCTGCGCACTGGCCTGTGTCAAAGCCTGCCTGCAACAGGCTGGTGTCGTCCCTGATGTTCATCTGGTGCTGAACCAGCAAGGCGCACGCAAGCGCTTCCATGCTGATGCCACTGAAGATGAGAGGAAACATATCTGGCAACAGGTCGAAGATGCCGTGCAGACCCTGGAGCCGCAAGCATGA